Below is a genomic region from Medicago truncatula cultivar Jemalong A17 chromosome 3, MtrunA17r5.0-ANR, whole genome shotgun sequence.
tttagaattttgaatttaaatttaggATTCATCCACTTTATAATGTTTTTAGTTTGATCCGTTTCAGAAAAAATTGGGTTTTCAGATTTGAGGTTTTTGTTTGACGGAACAATGAATTTTTAGGTTCGAGGTTTTAAGATTTATTAACCGTGATTGTTTATGATCTATAAACACGGATGCACctgacacgacactgacacgttgacaccgctaataatttgataaaatcacataattctgTATAATTATGTGTGTGTGTCGGTATCGTATTGATGTCAGACACGCCTTAtctgaggagtgtccgtgcttcaaaGTTTATGATAGATGATTTTTTGGTGAGTTTCTAGAATCTTTGTGATTTACACTATAAATTATAGAATTAGATAGATAATAGCTTCATTAATTTAACTACAGGCTTTGGATAATATATTCTGATTCCCTATTTATTTGTTTCcttatttgttttgtatttgGGGATCCTGATTTGGAGCATTGGCCATTAATATTAATATCATGGATTTTCTCAATTCCCTGTTTAGTTTttatgagtttttatttttatttttaaattgagaTAAAGGACACTAgaatttcatgaatatgtttttctttattttattattagtaATATATGTCACTCTGACTCAGACAATAAATCAATGTTATAAAAACCTGTTTCAACTGGCTGATTAGATCTATGAACACAGACACAAACCAGACACGATACTAACATGTAGACAtggataataatttaataaaatagaaatgatgGCACACTACATATGCTGTTGTCGAGTCGATGCTACCTAGGATTAGTTGTTAGACCAGAAATCGGTCAGAGTCAGCATGTCAATCGGAAATGCATCTGGACCTGTGGAAACGAGTTTGATTTTTGAATCAATGAATCAGTTAAACCAGCTTTAAATTATTTAAGTTTTGCATCAATGTTATGCATTTGTAATTTATTGGTTCGACATTGAGTCAATAATCAATAGCATAATTGAGTTGATTATGGATATGAGTTTAACATTGTCTAATAGGATCGTTTTACTACTGACTCCAGCCAGAGTCCCCTATTTTTCAGATGCTTCCTTCTACTTTGTGCACTTTTGTTAGTATTGTGTTGGTGTCGGACACTAACACACACCAAACACACTTCAATCTGAAATGTCAAggaaacatagaaggatgcaaaTTTTACAATTATTTCAGTTTGCATCACCTTTGTACAATTGTAACTTATTGGTTTGACTAGTGATCTATTGATTTAATACCTTATTTGACTGTATTATCGGTATGagttttataatattgtttgaGAGAGGACCATGTTGCTAATATTTTCAGCAAGAGGTCCCTAGTTTTCATTTTCGTTCTTGTTGAACCTGATTGAGAATCCTCCAACATTTACTGGAACTTCATACAATTACTGATACCAATTTTGTTGCATGCAGGAAGGATCCAAACTACAAGAGAACTGTCATTGCTTGTTTTATACAGGCAGTGTACTTGCTTGAACTTGATCGACAAGAGAAACGAACACCAGAAAATGCTCTAGCTCCAAACTGGTGGATTCCCTTCAAGTACAAGCTAACAAAAACACTGATAGACGAAAGAGACGGTTCAATTTTCGGTGCAATACTCGAATGGGACAGATCTGCAGCAATGTCCGATTTAGTAGTGATCAGACCAAGTGGTGCACCAAAAGCCGTTTTAGCACTAAGAGGAACATTACTCAAAAGCCACACAATGCGAAGAGACATCCAAGATGACCTTCGATTCCTCGCCTGGGAAAGCCTAAAAGGTTCTGTAAGGTTCAATGTAGCTTTAGAGACACTAAAATCAGTGTCTGATGCATATGGAAGTAGCAATGTTTGTGTAGCAGGACATTCATTAGGAGCTGGTTTTGCACTTCAAGTTGGAAAATCATTAGCAAAAGAAGGTATCTATGTAGAAACACATTTATTCAACCCACCTTCTGTTTCAATTGCTATGAGTCTAAGAAACATTGGAGAAAAAGCTGAGTTAGCTTGGAAGAGAATCAAATCAATGCTTCCTTCAAGCAGTGAAGGAGTTAATAATATCAACAATGatggaaacaacaacaacaagaagagTTGGATGCCATGGTTAACTAGCTTGAAGAATCATAATTTTGGTGTTGGAAAATGGGTTCCTCATCTTTATGTGAACAATAGTGACTATATATGTTGTTCGTACAATGACGAACCTGATAAATCGAATGAGAAAGAAGATGGTGGTGAAAATAACAAGGAGAATGTTGGTCCAAATAATAATGGTTGTCATGTTGCTGCAAAGGTGTTTGTTGTGAATAAGGAAAAGCAGAAGTTTCATGAAGCTCATGGAATTGAACAATGGTGGTCTAATGATTCACAGCTTCAGCAGACTATTCATACTAGTAAACTCATAAGCAGGCAGCTTAAATCTTTGTATACAAGTGGTAGTAGTAATTCTTCTCAAGTATTGCAGGGAAAGGCAAGTAAATAATAAGGTCTTGCTCTCATTGGTTTCAAAATGAATTCTTTATATACCTATTTGCTTGTGTTAAtaccttgtaatttttttttttttgttggaaaagttGGACTATTTGATCTTATAACAATATGTAAGTCATTCTTCTGTAATTGCAGCTCTAATGTTTTTTGGACAGTTTCAAACATAGATGGAATATTGTTCGGATAGACTTTATTTCCCTCACAGATGAACTCCAAACTGTCCAATGCCCCTTTCCTGAGATCTAAGGATTAagactaaaaaattaattggaaTATATTAAATAGAAACTTTGCTTTACCTTGCACAATGTTCCCTCTTTTGCAAATCATACATGCAGCTGTAAATTATTTCTAATCGAttaaacatgttaaacaacataaacaacacatttAAATCAGTAAGCGGAAGCAAATTAAGAACACTACCGAGCTTGTTGTTGCTGCTACAACCGAATTGTTTCACTATTCTAAACTTTAACTCACTCAAACTCGATGGTGTAGTTTTCTATAGAGAGAAGAGTAGGTTAGTGACCATGAAACATAGTGAATACGTTTAGCCTTGCCCATCAAAAAGTCTGGAAATGTGTAACACTTTGAGAGCTGATCTTTAGCACTAGTTAGTTACTATAGTGAAGGTGGATCAAATTATGGGATAAGTGGGAAAAGGAGTGGACCAACTCAGCAAATTTTTTCCGTAAGAATAGCAATCCACAATAACTCATCTGTGACTCAAAAATTGGCTCACGTGGAAGATGAAGAATAGGAAAAAACTAACATTCTCCCACTTGGTCCATCTAACCCATAATCAATCACAACAAGAAATTAAACATAGAAATCGTCTATGAGTAGTATCTTCCACGTATTACAATATATAAGTCTCTCGGTATCAATCCCCAACTTAATGAATAACCACATGTTTATTTCAGGTCTAAATGAAGtgaattttctcaaaataaataaatatatgcatgtaacaaaatgagaaaaaaattcaaactgaatAAGAGTttcatcaaaataacaaaagttTAATGAAAATTACATCGTGGAACCAAGTCCCATCCATACTAAATGATCCCTAAAATTCTTTGGTGGCATGTCTTTAGTCAAAGGATCAACAATCATCAAGTCTGTGCTAACGTGTTCAAtgaccatttttattttctaaatgaAGTGTATTTAATGTCAATGTTTTTACTTTGACTTCCACTTTTGTTGTTCTTAGCCATAAAAACCAGTTATCACAAAACATCTTCAATGGCCTCGAAATAGAGTCAACAACTCTAAGCCCATATATGAAACTCTTCAACCTCACACCATGCGAGGTAGCatcaaaacaagaaacaaacacAACTTCCATAGTGGAAATAGCAGTCAAGGTATGCTTTTTGTAACGCCTTATTTCTATTAAtgcgataaaacacgcgaataaggcatatattcaagaaatagacgctacgtcatCAAACAAAACtccaaaacaacatgcatacATATAAATCTCAACAGTCACAGCGGATTATAAACCATATAATTCAAAAGCATGCATGTCATGATGTCCAAAAatacaacaacataaataatctTCAAATCCCAACAATGGGTAAATCTCCAATATGaataaataatccaaacaaataaTCTAGACAACAAAcagacgcctagatcagagccatcATAGACTCAACTAAACCGATACCGGAaatagctcccgatatccaacCAAGCATCAGTCAACTCACCAGAGCAACTAAtcatgcacaacgtctacccatccatacagacaggtaggcggtcaaaaccactgggggtaagtattacatcatcataatccacataacagttATACATGAATAATTCAAGTTTAAGTACTTAACATAAACAGTTAATTCAATATGTGCATTTACATAACATTCCAAGATAATACAATCAAGTATTCACCAAGCACATTTATCATCAATCCATATCATTCAAAATCTTATCACAACTTCACAAACTTCAACAATTACTATTCGCATGCAACCATTCACTCATGTTAATTATGTAATGCGCCTAACACCGACacctacatgcatgtggtaccaagcaCAACAACGTCTAGGCCGTTACCCCATGATGCCAACCGCACATCAtttgtaaaagtacacctcctcTTACGCACAACTATGTAAAAATACACCTCCTTTTACATTTCAcatatgactatgatgcatggacatagcAAAGAGCAAATAATGCAACTCTACAAATTAcaacaacacaatgtaaaagtacacctccaatTACATTGTACAACtccaacaacaattgcattattaaGCATTTACATCAACACAACCAACATGTCATTATTCAATTAAGTATCACCACcaaaatatcacaattcatcaacatacaTTCATTTAACAACTACATCATGTAGTTTCACCAATCCAATtgtctcatattccaagtaagagaacatacaacatctcatggaaaatatcatatccaacatatacaCATCTTCATTTAGTCATATAAGGATAGTCACGAAAGATTTATAAGATAATTGGCTTAAAGAAATTATTTCCGGCAAAGTTCGTCTCTCATTCTACAACTCTAAAATAATTGAGACAAATGAACCAATACCAAGTATATAAACTCTAGGGCCTCGACTATGTATACACTTAGATCACATATGAGTGTAGTTGAATATACATGTGCGTTTCATCGGCCGACTacgacaacatcatcaaaatctcCAAGTTACGACAAGTTCGTATCGTTTCTTCCATATTAcaaaaccaattcattttcaaaacaaaaccaagttaGATTCAACAAGAGATAAGTTAAATGTTCTTAAAccccttaattaaactcctaaTACTTCtaattttgaagtttggaaacaaatggattgaagaagaaaatgcatttttaaggtttctaggcTGCCAAAATCGCTTCATGACTCGTAAtatcgcttcatgattttgacagcatcagactgagcataaaattttgatgttgttgtcaAACTCGCCTCATGATTCGcaaaatcgcttcatgattcgACAGCATCAGGCTATgcagaaaatttgttgtttctgtcaaaatcgcctcacgatctgtaagatcgcttcatgattttgacagtagCAGACTATGCAGAATTCAACTTTCAAATACGAATTTTCTCAAATAATTGCTTTTAAGTCACTTAATCCAACTCCAATACTTCCCAATCATTTCCAAAACTTAACCCATTATTGAACCCCTTATAACCACCACTTAAAACACTTGAAACATCAttttccatttcaaaatcacttattttcCAAAATCACTTAACTAGCTCTTCATACAAAAACCCAAGTTTCTTCCCAAAACTTTTCACAACCAAATCTTATACCCAAAAACAAAAGTTCATTAAACTTATATCAACGCAACAACACCAACATTTCATCTTAATTCATCAAGAATCATAATCCACCATGAATGACCCACtttcatcaaaactcttaaaacaACAATTTCATAAAATGGAACACTCGTGacataaattaacaacaacaacatcattaaaccttgaattcatcacaacaactcaattcaacaacaacaacttcaatcaTAATTCATACCCAAATCATGATAAATGattatcaacaacaatcaacaacttataatcatgcattccatcaaaattcaacatgtcacaattcatcaattgagcacaattcacaaactacccatttatatacatcatgaacatgcaatttcatcatcaaaaattcaattatcatcaaattaacatactCAAACATATCACTACAACatgagcacgaatttcaaaagTTGGGttcacaataatcacttattcaaattAGCACTTATGCATAAAAAGAGAGAGTAGAAATTAactaagtgattatgatgaattctaacccccttatcTTAATTATCACCAATTCCTAGCCCAAGCTTCACTTTAACTCGTAGGATCTCTCCaactcttgaatcttcaagctccTCTTGCAGAGATCAATTAGTGGTCTAGTTCTTTGGACTTCGGCCTTGTAGAGACCATTTAGTGGTCTAGTTTGGGCAACGACCTTTGTTGTTGGTGACGGTACCGCATGCATCTagaagagtctagaacattgcatgcatttgaGTAATTGATGAGTCGTGTCATAAATGAatatgtgacttgatgaatttgtgaattGGTGGAATTCGGTGAATGTTGTGATTATGTGGAGTGGTGTATATGTACATGGGTGGATTTTGTTGACGgttgtgaataattgaattatgCTATAATTGCATGTCTTACTTGCTCGTGCTTATACACTTGGTGAATGTGtttgatgataattattttagtGATAGTGATGAGGTGATAATCGTATATGTGTACATATATGATGTGGTGATTCCGTTGAAAATGATGATTGCTTGCTTTTAACCTGGAAATGATGAATTGTATTTATTGAGTTAAGTATGCTAAATGAAGAATAAGGTGAGTAGTCCTTTCTTGATTATTGTTAATGAATGATGAGCTTATGTCGATGACTTAATTAGTGATAGAGTATGTTGCTATGATATGTTAGTAATTTGATAGCTGGATTTGTATGTGATGGGGGATAATAATCATGTGATGTTATTATTCTAGGAGGGATGGTTATGTATATGTGTTATGCATGAAATCCTTGAATGCctatgtttgtttatgttgattatgattgatgtgaagCTTACCCCCTGTGGATCTGTGatggaccgcctacctgtctgtatggatgggtagacgaagtgtatgattagttgttgttggtgagttgcttggataccgggagctatctccgttatCGTTTCTTGGAGTCTTAGATttaggctctgatctaggatgtttgtctttatgattattctagatTGTTTATTCTAGACTTATTTATGTTGTGGAGATTTGCCCATTTGTCGGGATTTAgagaatttatatgatgatgtatattgatctcatgacatgtatattttggagatgtatgatttatatctgctgcgactgttgagaatttttatatatgcatgttgatttggtttttgttgaagacgtaacgtctatttcttgaatatttttattattcgtGTGTTTTACCGCTTTAATAGAGATAGGGCGTTACATTCTCTAGTGGATAAGCATTCAAAGCCTTCTAATTCATCCGAAATAGTCGTTGCTCCAGTTTCTATTTCTTTTCACACTTATGTCTTCAAACTTTGACAATCAGCTTTCGATGCTCTTTAGACTCTGATGTCTTCAGACTAAGACTTGCAACAAAGCTTCTCTTGTAAATTCGCTTGCTCTCAATTTTTCTTCCATAACCAATACCTTGTTTTAAGACGTATAAATTTTAGTCTATGGTCGTGTACGCTTAAATAAATATAAGCATATCCAAttgaatttttaataccttgttatcgtCAAAACTTAAAGAGacaatgttaaacacattttgttccaacaatctcccctaTTTTTAGGGTCCGAGGTTTGTAAgatccccctgagtctaatagtccttaaggtgaggtttgtaagcgcCCTTGGAGTTCTATTCAAGTTACTTAAATTCATTTTTAGCACAAAAACGTCACTCAGAAATAATTCACATGTAAACGAAAGACTAAAAGATGAGAATAAGGttcttgaaaattaattttatttaatttagtgGACTCAGAGCCTAAATGTCATTATATATCTTACTCCCcgttttgtcatcaacaaaaagactaaaatataaaaagagtaAGAAAAGATGGATAAAAACATGAATACTTCTAAGTATCAAATGCAATAAGATATAATAGTTAAGAAACATAATTACAAAATATCAGAAGCTAAAATAACATAAGTATAAGCACAAAAGGGTCTACAACTAAAGCTCTAAGATGGAtgattcttcatcatcttcataataGGAGCAATCCCAGCATTAGTCTCATCTTGTTTCCTTAAAGATTCCAAATAGTTCTCCTGAACTCTCTTTTCCAGAGATTTTTGCTTAGCCATAGCTTCTTCATGTTGCAGCTTCATATTCTTCTCAAGCTCCTCGTGCTTCAAAGTTTGTTGATTCTACTCTGCTTTAATTCAGCTAATTCCTTTTGCAAATTCTATGAAATAATATTATGCTCTTTCAGATGTCCTTGCAGCTTCTCAATTATATTGATTCTTCAGTATCTTCAAGATCCTGTCTCTTGATAACTACCTTCTTTGGCTTGATAAACATGCTTGTGATCTAGGAAGTATCAAGGTCAGTCTTGACTACTGCAAGAATATCTTTAGTATGATCAATGAAGTGTGGAGAGTCTAACAATTGTTTGATTGATCTTTTGAACTCCACAACTTACATAGTATTGACCACTTCATTAAACCAGTTCCTCAGAGCCTGCTCATGAGCTTGAATGGACAGAGTCTGAAGCTCGTCAAGAGTTTTATTCACCAGCTCCTTGAGGTACTTATTCCACTTATCTTCATAATTCTCTAAGTAAATAGCCTTATTCCTTTAGTTCATTAACTCTTCCAGatgtttgaaaataatattgcaCACCTCTCTAAGAACCATGTTTGAGGTTAAGGTTGGTGGAGGTGAGATGTTGAGGCTAGAATGATGGTTTGAGTTTCTGTGACAATGATTTCTGGaatatcttcttcatctttagaTAATTCTATTGCATTTGTATTGTCATAAGTGGCTAGGGTTATAATAGGTTGGCTCCTAGGGGACAAGGGGTTCCTAAACATTACGCTTACATCATCAATATTATTGtaacaaattataatttaagAGGCTATTTGTAGTGCATGTAAAGGTTGTTGTTGGATTTCTGAAACAACAATGTCAAGAAATGTTTCAGAGGTTGTTTGTAGGTTTAATTCAGGTTGAGTGAGGGGAGTTCACCATGTCAACGTTGAGACAAATTGTCTAACACAAATGACGAACATTGTGTAGGTTGAAAAGGGTTGGATGAGGATGATGATGTACCAGAAGCAACTATCTTAGCATCTTATGCTTGTTTAGCTTTGAGTGCGCTTTCCTAACAATAGAGCTCATAAGTTAATTTGACACTCCTAGCATAAAGAGCTTAAATTTTTCTTGATTATCTAGAAACTCTTGAGGAACTTTTGTGTCTCCTTCAAAC
It encodes:
- the LOC11405564 gene encoding GDSL esterase/lipase At4g10955 codes for the protein MNMEMEITTTKEEEVKEVEKEKVVVIEKQGEEGEAHHPYAFHVSGPRNLVNLNWRDLISSSWKDPNYKRTVIACFIQAVYLLELDRQEKRTPENALAPNWWIPFKYKLTKTLIDERDGSIFGAILEWDRSAAMSDLVVIRPSGAPKAVLALRGTLLKSHTMRRDIQDDLRFLAWESLKGSVRFNVALETLKSVSDAYGSSNVCVAGHSLGAGFALQVGKSLAKEGIYVETHLFNPPSVSIAMSLRNIGEKAELAWKRIKSMLPSSSEGVNNINNDGNNNNKKSWMPWLTSLKNHNFGVGKWVPHLYVNNSDYICCSYNDEPDKSNEKEDGGENNKENVGPNNNGCHVAAKVFVVNKEKQKFHEAHGIEQWWSNDSQLQQTIHTSKLISRQLKSLYTSGSSNSSQVLQGKASK